A genomic window from Diorhabda sublineata isolate icDioSubl1.1 chromosome 8, icDioSubl1.1, whole genome shotgun sequence includes:
- the LOC130447244 gene encoding uncharacterized protein LOC130447244, which yields MLKYGGGEEKLYINSLCVSGSSIKLLNPTNKCYINKTIKITLDADADERENFTERYKTKEATKIDKVKRRQTLNLNVTDYKNSQVCSKQLKQIHETVKIKDFERILNNLPRSDVSQQLVPNKVDRILRKIDADDIYDEFFGRYYNYLYELIESS from the coding sequence ATGCTAAAATACGGCGGTGGGGAGGAAAAGTTGTACATAAACAGTTTGTGTGTTAGTGGCAGCAGTATAAAACTTTTGAATCCAACAAACAAGTGTTACATCAACAAAACCATCAAGATAACATTGGATGCTGACGCAGATGAACGGGAAAATTTTACGGAAAggtataaaacaaaagaagcCACTAAAATTGATAAAGTGAAGAGACGACAGACTTTGAATCTCAACGTAacagattataaaaattctcAGGTGTGTAGTAAACAACTTAAGCAAATCCATGAAACCGTAAAAATTAAGGATTTTGAAAGGATTCTAAACAACTTGCCCAGAAGCGATGTCTCTCAACAATTAGTGCCGAATAAAGTGGATAGGATCCTGAGAAAAATAGATGCTGATGATATTTACGACGAATTTTTCGGTCGGTACTACAATTATCTTTATGAGTTAATCGAATCGAGTTAA